In Miscanthus floridulus cultivar M001 chromosome 5, ASM1932011v1, whole genome shotgun sequence, one genomic interval encodes:
- the LOC136453647 gene encoding ammonium transporter 3 member 1-like codes for MAGLPYNVTMTLGYQPGTGIPEWLNKGDNAWQMVSATLVGLQSVPGLVILYGSIVKKKWAVNSAFMALYAFAAVWLCWVIWGYQMSFGQKLVPFWGKAGHSLNQGLLLSQAGLPATTHYFHNSDVVESVEITPSYPMASMVYFQCVFAAITLILLAGSLLGRMNFKAWMLFVPLWLTFSYTIGAFSIWGGGFLFHWGVIDYSGGYVIHLSSGVAGFTAAYWVGPRLTKDRERFPPNNVLLMLTGAGILWMGWAGFNGGDPYSANVDSSIAVLNTNICAATSLLVWTCLDVIFFKKPSVIGAVQGMITGLVCITPGAGLVQGWAAILMGMISGSIPWFTMMVVHKRSRLLQQVDDTLAVFHTHAVAGFLGGATTGLFAHPDLCPMFLPVTNSRGAFYGNGMQLVKQVVGALFIISWNVVVTSLVCLVVRLVVPLRMPDDELAIGDDAVHGEEAYALWGDGEKYDSTKHGWYSDIDTQHNKAPSGVTQNV; via the exons ATGGCCGGCCTTCCCTACAATGTGACGATGACGCTGGGGTACCAGCCGGGCACCGGCATACCGGAGTGGCTCAACAAGGGCGACAACGCGTGGCAGATGGTGTCGGCCACGCTGGTGGGCCTGCAGAGCGTGCCGGGGCTGGTCATCCTCTACGGCAGCATCGTCAAGAAGAAGTGGGCCGTCAACTCGGCGTTCATGGCGCTCTACGCGTTCGCCGCCGTCTGGCTGTGCTGGGTCATCTGGGGCTACCAGATGTCCTTCGGCCAGAAGCTGGTCCCGTTCTGGGGCAAGGCCGGCCACTCACTCAACCAGGGCTTACTCCTCAGCCAGGCCGGCCTCCCGGCGACCACGCACTACTTCCACAACAGCGACGTCGTCGAGTCAGTCGAGATCACGCCCTCCTACCCCATGGCGTCCATGGTCTACTTCCAGTGCGTCTTCGCCGCCATCACACTCATCCTCCTCGCGGGCTCCCTGCTCGGCCGCATGAACTTCAAGGCGTGGATGCTCTTCGTCCCGCTCTGGCTCACCTTCTCCTACACCATCGGCGCCTTCTCCATCTGGGGCGGAGGCTTCCTCTTCCACTGGGGCGTCATCGACTACTCCGGCGGCTACGTCATCCACCTCTCCTCGGGCGTCGCGGGCTTCACCGCCGCCTACTGGGTCGGGCCCAGGCTCACCAAGGACAGGGAGAGGTTCCCGCCAAACAACGTCCTGCTCATGCTCACCGGTGCCGGCATCCTGTGGATGGGATGGGCCGGCTTCAACGGCGGTGACCCCTACTCCGCCAACGTCGACTCCTCCATCGCCGTGCTCAACACCAACATCTGCGCCGCCACCAGCCTCCTCGTCTGGACCTGCCTCGACGTCATCTTCTTCAAGAAGCCCTCCGTCATCGGCGCCGTCCAGGGCATGATCACCGGCCTCGTCTGCATCACTCCCGGCGCAG GTCTGGTCCAGGGCTGGGCGGCGATCCTGATGGGCATGATTTCCGGCAGCATTCCGTGGTTCACGATGATGGTGGTGCACAAGCGCTCTCGCCTGCTCCAGCAAGTGGACGACACCCTTGCCGTGTTCCACACCCACGCCGTGGCCGGATTCCTCGGCGGCGCCACCACGGGGCTGTTCGCGCACCCGGACCTGTGCCCCATGTTCTTGCCGGTCACCAACTCCCGCGGCGCCTTCTACGGCAACGGCATGCAGCTCGTCAAGCAGGTGGTGGGCGCGCTCTTCATCATCTCCTGGAACGTGGTGGTGACCAGCCTGGTGTGCCTGGTGGTGCGGCTGGTGGTGCCGCTGCGCATGCCCGACGACGAGCTGGCCATCGGCGACGACGCCGTGCACGGCGAGGAGGCCTACGCGCTCTGGGGCGACGGCGAGAAGTACGACTCCACCAAGCACGGCTGGTACTCGGACATCGACACGCAGCACAACAAGGCGCCCAGCGGCGTCACGCAGAACGTCTGA